A window from Flavobacterium sp. 83 encodes these proteins:
- a CDS encoding 2-isopropylmalate synthase, giving the protein MNREKVQIFDTTLRDGEQVPGCKLDTNQKLVIANRLDEMGVDIIEAGFPVSSPGDFLSVSEISKIVKNATVCGLTRAVKNDIDVAAAALKHAKKPRIHTGIGTSNSHIIHKLNTTREDIIARAKFAVSHAKSYVEDVEFYAEDAGRTDNDFLARVCEEVIKSGATVLNIPDTTGYCLPEEYGAKIKYLKENVKGIENVILSCHCHNDLGMATANSIAGAVNGARQIECTINGIGERAGNTALEEVVMIFKQHPYLNLYTDINTKQLNEMSRLVSESMGMMVQPNKAIVGANAFAHSSGIHQDGVIKNRATYEIMDPLDVGVNESSIVLTARSGRAALAYRAKKVGYELTKVQLDVVYIEFLKFADIKKEVLDDDIHQIIEACKIQSDLIRN; this is encoded by the coding sequence ATGAATAGAGAGAAAGTTCAAATTTTTGATACCACCTTAAGAGATGGAGAACAGGTCCCAGGATGTAAATTAGATACCAATCAAAAACTCGTTATAGCAAACCGCTTAGACGAAATGGGTGTTGACATTATAGAAGCTGGTTTTCCTGTTTCTAGTCCAGGTGATTTTTTATCTGTTTCTGAAATTAGTAAGATTGTAAAAAATGCTACTGTTTGTGGTTTAACCAGAGCAGTGAAAAATGATATAGATGTTGCTGCCGCTGCCTTAAAACATGCTAAAAAACCACGTATTCATACTGGAATTGGAACTTCAAATTCACATATAATACACAAATTAAATACCACTAGAGAAGATATTATTGCTAGAGCAAAATTCGCAGTTTCACATGCGAAATCGTATGTTGAGGATGTAGAATTTTATGCTGAAGATGCTGGTAGAACTGATAATGATTTCTTAGCAAGAGTTTGTGAAGAAGTCATCAAATCAGGTGCTACAGTACTTAATATCCCTGATACTACCGGATATTGCTTACCTGAAGAATATGGTGCCAAAATCAAATACCTAAAAGAAAATGTAAAAGGGATTGAAAATGTTATTCTTTCTTGTCATTGTCACAATGATTTAGGAATGGCAACTGCAAATTCTATTGCTGGTGCGGTAAACGGAGCAAGACAAATAGAATGTACTATAAACGGAATAGGTGAAAGAGCGGGAAACACTGCACTTGAAGAAGTAGTAATGATTTTCAAACAACATCCTTATTTGAATTTATACACTGATATCAATACAAAACAGTTGAATGAAATGAGCCGTTTAGTTTCTGAAAGTATGGGAATGATGGTGCAACCCAATAAAGCAATTGTTGGTGCTAACGCTTTTGCACACAGTTCAGGAATTCATCAGGACGGTGTGATTAAAAACAGAGCAACTTATGAAATCATGGATCCTTTGGATGTAGGGGTCAATGAGTCGTCTATAGTCCTTACTGCTAGAAGTGGTAGAGCAGCATTAGCTTACAGAGCAAAAAAAGTAGGATATGAACTTACTAAAGTACAATTGGATGTAGTTTATATTGAGTTTTTGAAATTTGCCGATATTAAAAAAGAAGTCTTAGATGATGATATTCATCAAATTATTGAAGCTTGCAAAATACAAAGTGATTTAATAAGGAATTAA
- a CDS encoding LysR family transcriptional regulator: MINLEWYRTFKAVYKTGTLTSAAEVLFISQPGVSLHLSSLENYVGYKLFDRTGRKMVPTEKGKVLYNFIIEALTKLEEAEKNFQRSTEKNTPTISVGMCFETFQITLEQYVSTLPFNVIIQFGEYPEMVESLEKGILDLIITPQMVIKNAIEYQAFSSETIVLVGGSEIDNLEFNSIEKNKSIEEIENWLKQQKWYGTTGDMEHLRRFWQLNFNKHPDFRPNYIVPNLNSIIRCLSSGKGLAVVPDFLCRKEIDNGSIKMIWEGKTPLKNTLYFATRKKTIYQEEIALIKKIFLELN; this comes from the coding sequence ATGATCAATTTAGAATGGTATCGCACTTTCAAAGCAGTTTATAAAACAGGAACGTTAACAAGCGCTGCTGAAGTATTGTTTATTTCTCAACCGGGCGTGAGTCTGCATTTGAGTTCCTTGGAAAATTATGTAGGTTATAAATTATTTGACCGAACTGGACGAAAAATGGTTCCAACCGAAAAAGGAAAAGTGCTCTACAATTTTATCATTGAAGCGTTGACCAAACTAGAGGAAGCCGAGAAAAATTTTCAACGCAGCACGGAGAAAAATACACCAACCATAAGTGTGGGAATGTGTTTTGAAACATTCCAAATTACATTGGAACAGTATGTTTCGACCTTGCCATTTAATGTTATCATTCAGTTTGGTGAATATCCTGAAATGGTCGAAAGTTTAGAAAAAGGAATTCTGGATTTAATCATCACACCGCAAATGGTAATTAAAAATGCAATAGAATATCAAGCCTTTTCATCAGAAACTATTGTGCTTGTAGGCGGAAGTGAAATTGACAATTTAGAATTCAATTCCATTGAGAAAAATAAAAGTATAGAAGAAATCGAAAATTGGTTAAAACAACAAAAATGGTATGGAACTACAGGAGATATGGAACATTTACGCCGTTTCTGGCAGTTAAATTTTAATAAACATCCTGATTTCAGACCTAATTATATTGTTCCTAATCTAAATTCAATAATTCGTTGTTTAAGCAGTGGTAAGGGATTGGCTGTTGTTCCTGATTTTCTTTGCCGAAAAGAAATTGATAACGGTTCCATTAAAATGATTTGGGAAGGGAAGACTCCATTAAAAAATACGCTTTATTTTGCGACCAGGAAAAAAACAATATATCAGGAAGAAATTGCCTTAATCAAGAAAATTTTTCTAGAATTAAACTAA
- a CDS encoding NAD(P)H-dependent oxidoreductase, translating into MTKIFIINGGQKFGHSGGRFNETISNETLIFFKKNTDFEVKTTNINDDYNPIAEVEKFVWADVIIYHTPIWWFQLPHGFKKYIDVVFTEGHAKGIYKSDGRSAENPTVNYGTGGMLHGKKYMLTTSWNAPKEAFTLPGEFFHQHSMDEGPLFGFHRMNAFTGMEPLQSIHFHDIEKNADVENDLKVYQNHLTKLFLN; encoded by the coding sequence ATGACAAAAATATTTATAATCAATGGCGGACAAAAGTTTGGCCATTCAGGAGGACGATTTAATGAAACTATTTCGAATGAAACTTTGATTTTTTTCAAAAAAAATACTGATTTTGAAGTCAAAACTACCAATATCAATGACGACTACAATCCTATTGCTGAAGTTGAAAAATTTGTTTGGGCTGATGTAATCATTTATCATACACCAATATGGTGGTTTCAGTTGCCACATGGGTTTAAAAAATACATTGATGTCGTTTTTACTGAAGGGCACGCGAAAGGAATTTATAAAAGTGATGGACGTTCCGCGGAAAATCCAACGGTTAATTATGGAACAGGAGGAATGCTTCATGGTAAAAAATATATGTTGACCACTTCTTGGAATGCTCCAAAAGAAGCTTTTACTTTACCTGGAGAATTTTTCCATCAGCACAGTATGGATGAAGGGCCATTATTTGGTTTTCACCGAATGAATGCTTTTACTGGAATGGAGCCATTACAAAGTATTCATTTTCATGATATTGAAAAAAATGCTGATGTAGAAAATGATCTTAAAGTGTATCAAAACCATTTAACAAAACTATTTTTAAATTAA
- a CDS encoding putative quinol monooxygenase — MQINLTVIIKSKLENIETLKSLLIDLVHNSRKEAACIQYDLHQSYDESNTFIFHEIWENQNGLDNHNQQSYIQSFFENSKPLLLETPILFKTEKLE, encoded by the coding sequence ATGCAAATAAATCTAACAGTAATTATAAAAAGTAAATTGGAAAATATAGAGACATTAAAATCTCTTTTAATTGATTTAGTTCATAATTCAAGAAAAGAAGCAGCGTGTATTCAATATGATTTACATCAAAGTTATGATGAATCTAATACCTTTATTTTTCATGAAATTTGGGAAAATCAAAACGGATTGGATAATCATAATCAACAATCTTACATTCAGTCGTTTTTCGAAAATTCGAAACCACTTTTACTGGAAACCCCAATTCTTTTTAAAACTGAGAAATTAGAATAA